The genomic segment CCACCCTCGGTGTCATCCCTCgcaccctctcctccctgtgcgCTGCTGAACgttacagctgcagcagccaagGCAGAAGAGCTGGATATTTTTCTTAACGCCTTAATGCCTTCTTCACTGAGGTGCCGTGATGCGATCCTTTCATTCTTCCCGGTGTGATGATACAATGCTGGTTAAGGCCTCTTATCAATCTAATGGTTGTGCTAGTTTTGTTGGTTTATGTTGCTACACCTCAACCTCTAAATTAGGAGGATAAACATTTCATTAAGGagtaaaaaaagggaaattaagTCACACTTAGTCACACTAATGCAGTATTTGATGATATTGCACCAATCTTCACTTTACAATTCATGTCCAAAGCCATGCAATGCCTTTTGCAGAAAGTGAGGCCCAATGTATGGAAGTGGAGGGTTGTAGCGAGGCTGGATTTCATTCAGGAGTCATGAGGTGCGTGTCAAAGACCCTGAGTTAATGTTTAATTGAATTACTGTGACTGCAACTATGATCTGTTACAATAACTTTCACCATGTCACTTAGTTGTTtagagaaaaatattattttccataaCCACAATCTTTCACTATAGGCTTTTGTAGAAACGTgggaatgagaaaaatgaacattacAAAATGCACAAACGTCCACTATGGACACGCTGTTCTCGAACTAGAGTTTCCgtacatgatgatgatgatggagatgaagatgaacctCTTGAGTGGAAGCATGTTGTTGCAGCTCCTCATTTAGATtatcctgttgttgtgaacggagatgactcggacaatctcccgccgCATTCGTCACACGTgaactctggagaatgtccgaACGCAATATCGCGGAGATTGTGCCAAGACAAGTTAAATAGAaggtgaaatgtgaagaaaaacagcaggataaaaaaaaaaaaaggcctataGATGGGATTGATGACTCTCTGTTGTGGTAAAGGCTGAAATGAATCCCAAACTGCGACAGCCTTCCTGTCCCAACCGTCAGGCGTCGGCtgaagcagaggcagagagaatgGGAGCATCTTGATGGTGCAAGAGTTAGGCCTTTGAGGCATCGTCAAGGTTAACCCAGTGGACAATAAATCTGCGCTGCTCTGTGGATACTCGCCATCTAAGTGACATTGGGGAGATCCTCCAGCAGCACCCACATTTGACATTAGAAAGAGTTTCTGTATTCTAGTGTGCCAATGTTGTGAAGCAATGACAGAGCAGCTCCTCTCCGCCACAAGGACGGAAAGAGAAGATCAGAGGAGGTTGTATAATGGTTCCTCGACATAACTTCCACCAGCTGGTGCACACCCGCAGAATGGAAAAAACTGGGCTTTGGGGGTTCGGCCTGTTGTCTCACCATGTGACTGAATGAAAGCCATCAAAGGGGAAGAGCAGCGGAGAGTTCggttttgaatgaattaaagGATAATTGCCGAGGCCTTCAGATGTGGTATGATGAAGCGCAGGGTTGGATGCAGAGGCAGAGTGGCGGATTCCGGCTAGTTTGGTGGAGCTTTGTGTGGGGGGAGCTTGACTTGGGATACATTCTTTGGCAGCTCCACTGTTTGGGTGAATTAATGATTAGAGTTTGCTTGGTGTCATGCAGAGAAATCATCAGCGTTTGCGTGTCTCCGATATCGcctgacatgttttcatttcctgcccgtTTCTGCATCGACGCAACAGCTCGTCGCAAAAACGcaaaatgagaatgaaaatgagTGCCCGTCACCTCGGCGACAATGAGCGACAGCACTCctgaaaccatggcaacaacacaAGGAATTTTACTCAATAGAGCCCGTGACGAATCAAGACCTTGATGTTCACTGCTTTCCGTCCGAGGGCCGCAGGGGGAGGGATATCAAGGACGGAGCTAATTCTGAATGGTCTGCACGTTTTCTATAAGAAATTCAAATTGATAGTAAGGTTGAATTTCATCATTATTGGAAATTGATTTGAAGTTTGTTCTTATGAAGAGTTAGTTGCTGACAGCGTAAAAGAGGGCATTAAGGTAAAGAAAAGTAGTTTCACAGAAGCATGTCAGTATCTAATTTCAGTAAAATGATGCAATTTTCCTTCAAGTCTTTTGTAGCATTAAAAACCCAGAGAGGTGTGTGGTTTGCAATGTATCGGACCATAAACTGTATTGCTGTGTTGTGCCTCAGTGTTGCCGAAGGGACTGAAGGGGAAATTCTAATACAATCCAGGAAGTCAGTTGATGTAtccatttatttaattattcagtTCAATCCAGAAAAtgggaaatgcaaaaaaaagaacaaacattcaaatattGCCGATCGGCAGCTCACCTTAGTTAATAATTCAGGATATTTCGAGTGAGACTATTATATTGATAGCATAGGATGCGAGCCGTCTACCATCACTGCTGAATCTGAATTATTAACAGTAGTCTGCCTAATTTCTGATACCTCATTTCCCTAACCCCTTATTTTGCTGTGCATGGGTCCACGATGTGCATGGACTTCTTGgttttcttcaactttgaatgaagCACCTGACAGACTGTTTAACTGGTACATTTGAGTTCTCTTCTTGTGGCACAACCagcagaaatgtatttaaaaaacatattgtgacATGCTGTATTCTAGTTGACATGGCATGCACAAACTTGTGGACTTTTTGCTCAAGGAGAGATAAGCGATGTGTTTGTATGGATGGCAGATAAACACAGTCTGGTGGAGGGGCCGTCTTGGGAAATTCCGGCTCCGTTCTGACATTGCTTTAATTTCCATTTAATCCCAGGAGCAAGAGTTTAACGAACCAATTAATTGCAGAATCAGATTAAATCCCTGAAAGGCTTCAAAGTATCTCTGTGTGAAGTGTTTCTCCGATGCTCAAGGCACACACAATATTGACCTTACTTACTATTTATTCTAAGATCTCTGTCATAAGTCTGCTATTTTCATCTTTGTGAACACTCATAAAGAGATAATCACCACATCATAGCTTCATTGAATAAAATCTAATGTGGGCTTGTCCCTGCCATGGCCAGAAGGAGATGTCATGTGTTTAAAAgcactgttttaaaaatatccTTATCTCTCGCTCACATACGCATGCATAGATAAATGTCACTGTCTGATCCCAGGGCCAGCTCAGACAGTGCTATGCCTTCCACTCCAGATTAGCAGCAGCTGAAGGGGCAAGGATCCACCTGCCCGGCCCTGGTGGGGGTgggagacagacaacagaccatGGAACAGACAGTCCAGTCAGTAATCCCACCGAGGGGTCCTCAAAACCCTCACGTCTCGAGGGCCAAATCTTGGATTATGAAGGTGACATTGGTCCATAGAGAGTAGGGGGCTATGCACACCTCATTACAGAGAAAGCAGGATAAGCCTGGAAAAGCACTGCGATGTCTGAGCTGGGTGGGGTCACGGGCGGTAAAGACAGGGGCACTAAATGCCATTTCCTCTTAGTGAGAGATTTAATTTAAAGGAACATGTATTCaaaatttttttacacaatttgtTTCCTTCTTGGTCCTTTTTCAATTTGCCATCACAGCACAGTATTGTTCAGATATCGAGTTTTGTGCCACTTTTTCAAAGTGTTGCCAACATGGTTTTGCAAAATCAGGAACTGGAATGAGTGGCCGAGCGGAGGTAGAGCGATAGAGTCATTACACCGGCAAGCCACTGGGATTTGAGGAGGACCGACCCGGCCTAATGGAGAGCCCAAAGTGGTACCAGGCAGGCGGCAGACTGCAACAAATAGTGTTGGGAGACCACAGGATCAACATTAACAACGGAACTCCCCTGTATTGGTTAGGAGGCACTTCGCGCTTCCTCCAGGGAATCTCTGGTTGCAAACGCATGGATTTCACCGGAGGCGATGCAGCGTTCGGGCTTCACAACATCACAGTATCTGTTTGTCCTCTAAGACGCTATGGATATGGTTAGATGTTTAGATGAAGTACTTGAGAAAATATTTGCCCAGCGGGAATGAATCACTCAGAGCAacttcaatgaaaaatgaaaaacaaccccaaaaaatccaCTGTTCTGCATTATTTTAATGATATAAAGACAAAGAACAAGAGGTTTTGTCATATAGAAACTAAAAACGGCAGCAGAAGAATccagaggaaaacacattttctctgggGACAAGATGAGAACAGTTCCAAGTGGCATTGTGCAGTTTTGAACACTGACGAGCGCAGGAAGCAAAGCTTTGCTAATGCGTGAAGGCAAATTAGAGTCGAGGCAATTACTGAatcaaaaaatgtgattaaaagagGTCTGAGGACTCTTAACCCATCTGTTCCTGTCTTGGATAAGcttgaaaaaagcaaaaacagtttGAGAACATTGTGAACTTTGCTTGATTGAATTGattgcatttacatttctgaTGTAGTCTTAACAGCTAAATCagtaaataataatgtttacGCAAATGTGATGCGATTataatatttcctcttttttaaatttattgtttattacTATTcatactactaccactactgcAAATTATAAGATATATGATTATAGTAAAAATACGAGGTTAGAAACGGTTATTcctttagtctttttttttttttttttttagatagatCATactgaacataaaacatttggAACCACATTTGGATGTGAACAGCTCTGCTGCGTTTGAACAGATGCCCGTGAAATCAGTCGTACTATTTTAAGAACAACGTGTTGAGTCGTATTTACTCGCACGGTCTGTTATGAGAAGTTGTTCTCGGATGCAACAGAGGATTCACAGCCAACCAGGAGCTGATATACAAGAGCAACGTACTTGTAATCTGACAGTAGTTAATTCATGGCTAAAATTCGACTTGACAAATTCCAGGTGTGGGTGAGTCATGCACttttgtttggggaaaaaaatacatctgctCCATCTTCACATATATATTCTAACCCACGATGTAGTCGAAGTACAGGTTGGTAGTACACTATACATAGTACATACACCTCATGGGAGAGGGATTAGATTTGGATTAGCTGTCAGCACATGAACGTCAGCTCCGAGTCTACTGTCTCAGATTAATGCTTGCCCTTCCTATCGGATTAGGATAAGGGTTCGGACAATGCAGAATAAAAGATTAATGGCCAGTAAAGGAAGGCAATTGTCTTAATAACCTGAAACAAAACGATTATCTCCTCgttcttcccttttctctgtaGATTTTATCTTAGTGTTGCCAGAGACTCCCCGTTGGTGACTCAACCAAATCAATCAATTAAGTGTTGTCTAATCTTTTTCAACTCCCACTAActtcttcttcagttttttcAAAGGTGCAGATGCAAAATTTTCCCTGACACTTTACAGAACAGCAGGGGAGACACAGAGAAGTAGAGACACCAGCTTCAAAATAGATTTAACATCCTGTTTGGCTGTCATGTGCTGCATAACCCTGctcattcattttgtgtgaGAATAAAAAGGTCACTACGATCggggaatggaaaaaaaaacacccaacaacACAGCACGCAAAAGATGCATTACGAAATTCACTGCAGGATTCAACCAATTTCAGCTTTCAGTCAGAATGGTTGAATGTACTGTAAGACCAGAAGACATGAAGACTGAAGAATGTACTTTGTACCTGAGATATTTTTAGACTACAGTCGGTCTGGCACGTTTTGCGCATGTCACCGCCTCCTGTCCATCCATCCCTAATGTCACATAAAGCGTAAAATCATTAATATCACATCACATTGTGAGAACCTGACTAAATTCCTGAATCACCGACTTGACAGGACTCGGCCCGCAGTTCAGTCAAAAatagagtgagtgagtgacttgCAATCATTTCCGAAGGCAACGACCCAACATGTTTAAATCAGTCTGCATGACTGACATCTTGGCAGAATACAAATACTTTCCATTGACATTGCAATGAGGCCACAGTTCATCCTGCTGCCTGCATCTAAACTCCAACATGTATGTACATCTGTTCCCTAAACTAAACAAGCCTGCCGTTGTGTGatgctttattttcttttcgCTTTTGTGCGTCCAGTAGCTCCATCCCCTGGTGGAAGCTGCCAAGTGGATGTGTGAAGCAGCTTGACGCTCACGGCTGCCAGGTGCCCATTTTCCTTGTCTTCCCAATcttcaaacaacaacagcctcCCTTACAACAGCCTGGAGGGATGTGCGCTAACTGCTATTCCCCAGTCGGGAGCCTAGCAATTACAGCACCCCTCCTCTATCCCTGTAATTGCGAAGGGAGTTGCTTCCTGAGCGATCAGACTGCGAGCCCGCCACCAGGGAGACGGGCTTCACCACCTCTGGCAGCCCCAGGTAAACCAGGGTGGTTTTACTGGAGAGTTTTAGATAAAGGTTGTTCATTAATGGAGCAGGGTGATTCATATCTCAGCTTGGACCATAACCTTTGCTCCGCGGTGAGCTGCGCTGCATGATGGATGCAACAAGTTGCTCGGGGCAAGTGCACAGACAACTCCATGAAATATGACCAAACAAATTGGCAGAAGATGGTGAATGCCTCCGGAATAAAAAAGGATAAACGACTGTAATTCTGCACCCGATTATTATATCATCAGGAGCATAATCATTATTACAAATAGGACGCTGCTTCAGGTCATGAGAGGTACCTCATGTTTACATCCACATGAGCACATTCAAAAAGCGGCTTGAAACCTGACCCCACTTCACGTTGAGTGAGAGGTGTTCGGTGTCGCCCGGGGACATAACGGAATGCTAGTGTTTTTCATATTATGTCCCCTCTCCACCGTATGAGAAACCTGACACTCGTGTTATGTGTTTGCGAGGGTCATGGCAACAAAACCCCCTCACCGGTTGGCAGCAGGCGGCTGAGGCAGCTATAAGTTGTTAACCGCTCCGTCCTAATTAGTGCGAAGATGGCAAATTAAGACGCAAGATTACACCTTTGCCCGCAGGGAGCCGGAAATCTATACAGGTAAGGTGGATAACGCATTAAAGGGTAAAACATGCTCAGCATATTCAGCATGTAATGCTTTTTGgccatttttttcacaatataataaagtaaaaatatgacaaatacaaatacaatttggtaaaacatttatttcttgctccatgaaaaagaaaagaaaatgacatggCTGCACTTTTTGATCAATGTCTCAGTGAAACCTGCTTCAGTTCCATATTTAATAAGTACTTTTTTACAGCAGAATAGTGCCTCTACAACAACAGGGTCGCAGTATGTCATTGCGAAATGaagtctgttaaaaaaaaaaaaataggttgaATAAAACTCAACCATTCATGAAACTTGTTTTTAATTCTCTCCAGCTATCACTGAAAGTATATGATAAAAATACTTTAAAGAAATGCTTATTTTGCTATCTGCTGATGTATCGTGGATAAGGGCATCATCAACATGTCTAGGAATCACCAGCTGTAATCAGAATAATCCATACGTGCCATTTCAGCGCACATCAGTGGATGTGACTGAGTCATATGAATCACTGTCTGTTTGTTAAGGGCAGTAAATGATTAGGCATCACGACGCCTGAGCAGCAGgttttgggggggaaacagtGGATAAAGCCGCCATCCAACAAGTGTCGAGCTTCTATGGGATTCTAATCAACATTCCTCTGTGGTAACAGTATAAATAGTGGTTGAGTCAAAACATTGCAATGGactttattgtatattattatatttacttGGAAGTTGGCTCAAGGGTCAACCATAAACTTAGTGCCATTAACGGACCCCTGTTTTATCGCAGTGCTTGGGAGATCGGGGCAGTGCCATCACTCAGATCTAAGTGACATGATTAGGAGCTATTACTGTATTGATCCACCTGGCAAGTGGCACTGGATCAGCTGAGGCCTGTATCGACCTGACTAAGTGGCTCCATGGACCTCTGAGGGTCAGGCGAATGTTAAGGGGACATTACCAGTTGTTTGGGAAGTTGGATCTCTTTCCGTTTAAGGTGAAGCAAATGCAGCATTTGAGGAAAGTAACAAAGTTatggtaaagaaaaacaaaactgacccTGGTCATAATACCCGTAAagaattgtgcttttttttataaaaaatgtttatgtatgtaatGAGAATTAAAACGGGATGAAAGGTGTGATCTTGAATAAACCCGGTTAGGCAGCTTAGTGGGTTAATATTACTATAGCAATAAATTATCATAAAATAGACTTCTGAACTTTTTACATATCCaccaaatactgtacatacactgtATAACAATATCTCCAGAAAAACCCCCCCAGCATGAGtagttttcataattttcatcTCAGTCCCAGCCAAAGTCATGACCGGTCATGTGGTAAAATTGACTATTAAAGGGTTTATAAAAGTCCCTTAGCCTCTGAACCACCTCTGGGTCAATATTAGGATGGGTCCTGCCTTTGGTTTTGCCCAGGCAGTGTGGCTTGCTGTTCCCCTCAGGTCTCTTAAGGCAGGGGAAGCCCTTCGCCGGGTTAAAGTGGAAATGCCTCTCCGTCACCACCTTCCTGAGTCCGAGAAAGTCCTGAACACGAGCCATCTCCCCCGCAGGATCGCTAATCAAGTGCTCTCCGCtaacaaacagcagctgctccatGGGGAAGAATTGGAGCCAGCGCTCGAGGTGCTTGGCGTACATGCCGATTTGAACGGCGCTCCACGTGGTGTCAATCAGGCCCGCTGAGATGTTCTTAAAGGTCAGGCTCTCGAAGGAGGGGATGTCCGGCTTCTTGGAGCGGGTCTGGGTGTAGTCTGAGATCGCTCGTGTGACCGGATCCCGGACGACTACAATCAGCTTTGTGTCTTTAGACATGGTGTGGATTCGAGCCGGGACCTCCTTGGTGACATAGTAGCTGGGGGTCTTCTCCATGGTCAACTGGCCCTCCGATGATTTGGGCATCAATTCCCtgcaaatgacacaaacacacactgatttatATTCGCTCTATCTTCGCTAACGGCACAAAACATCTCTGTAACATCGTGTTCTCTTCTTCTTGGTAAGGCCAACAAAATGCTTCCATATAGACAGATGAGATCAACATTTACACAGTCTGTCAATGGCAGATTTAAAAATACTGTCAGTGCAGGAGGCAGTCAATCATCATCAAGAAAACAATTGTAGACATCATGAGCAACATTAAAGGAGTCATTGAGTGCACCTAAAGTGACAGAGACTGGTAGGTAGAGCGCGATTGCTATCAATCATGTGCAATCGCGTGTGAGGACAATACACAGTTCATGACATGTTCTAAATACAAACCCTGAAGGAAGACATtcatctcctgctgctgcatttaATCTACCTTAATACCTCAATCCTCTTCCAAACCCTGCAATCCCCACGTTGAAATATTCCACACCTTCATTACATTACACAAAAGATGGTTTAGCTCTGAATAGGCAGCATTATGCTTCTTAATGTCATGCCAAGGCACATGACTATGGCTGCACTGTTCTCCtcatatttgtgtgtaattttgtgTAAAATGGGATGATTTAGAGAGGCGTTGCATTCCTTAGGAGAAAAAATGCAAAGCTTGGGAGCCGTGTATTCCCATAACTGCGTATTCTTGTTGACCCTGGATGGCTCTGGTTGATCATAATATAGCCTGTTAACTGCAGCCCTGACTGGATAATGGCTAAAGTGAGCCAAGGGGGATTAGGACTAAGCCAAACACGCTGGAGCATTAGAGGCTGCTTGACTGCCTCACTGGCTGGCTGGGTGGCTGGTTCGTCTctggagtgagtgagtgagtgggagaaagagagagagagacagagattcaGCGTGTGGTCACAACGATGAGAGTCAGTGGTAAGTAGTTAATCCGTGCACCGACACAGAGGAAAACCAGTTGCTTCTGGACACAACATGAACCCCAGTATAGCCAAGTGCAACCAATGACAATATagatttcaattcaattcatctGATTCTGTCATGGACTGTAtacaaaaatggacgtagtcacaaagtccggaaagtgaagccagtgcGGAAGTGcctaaagcctgtattctcttgaatggccagcagagggcgactccacttgttATAGGAAAGAAGTTGATTtctaaagaagtctatgagaaaatgactctacttctctgATTCCttaggagtttatggtctcaatctctagtttaaAGTCTTTTCCAATGAAGCATGATGtctattttgtaaattatggttattatttagagtaaaatagaagaTAAATCATGGCAGTGCATTGGAGAGTGGATATAGCGTGACTTGACAGTACTAgtcgtccaataggtgcaggtccCAGGTGTTTGTGCACGTGCAGTGGTGCACaagccccctgctcctccaaatatggttacttctggttacaaaaaaaacaagttggcGCTGTCCAGAAATGCTAAGCTCGAGATTTAGACTGTCAGAGAAATGTTCATTCAATTCCATGCGATATTTTACAGGAGTTGTTTGAGGTGTTGTTGCACGtatttaaaaggggaaaaaacacatacacTCAATACAGCTTCTTAATGATACAGGTCAGTGTATTAGTGTGCAGCTCCCATTTATAAATCTGATAGAATtacataaaatgtttaattcttCCCTAGCTTTATATGAACTTCTCTACTATGAATATTACAGTGGATGTTATATATGTAACAAGTCTTCCACACATCCATACTTTCTTATGCAGGAGCTTAGGAGAGGAGCTCAGTATCCCGACCACAATAACGGAGAGCAGATGAGGCTTATCCCGCTATATGTGAGCCACGATGTGATGTCACGCGTTCAAAAGCATCAGTTCCCAACATACATCCTGCGGTTTTAaagtcagttaaaaaaaaaatgcaaatcttcAATTATTACAGCACTCCGGGAACATTCCTGTGTTTTCGTAGAGAGCAGTTGTTCAAAAGTCAAACAGCAGAGAAGCATAGGAGCCATGACATTACAGAGTCTGCCACAATTTCCATCCATCTGCTGGTGCACGCACACGGAGCTTCAATATGCCTCTCCAAACACAGCCGCTTTCATCTTACAAATGTATGTGGcagaaacaagcaaaaaatgGTCTGCAAGATTTTGCTGTGCAGAGCgcaaagaaaaaagctttagtGATCGTGGGAAAAGGAGGCATCACCCAAACCTCATTAgtgccacacaaacacacagggcaTCTGCTTCCTAAT from the Scophthalmus maximus strain ysfricsl-2021 chromosome 17, ASM2237912v1, whole genome shotgun sequence genome contains:
- the hs3st3b1a gene encoding heparan sulfate glucosamine 3-O-sulfotransferase 3B1a is translated as MEYSPILHSLHVVPSSHVKNKLLVFLIMLSLWVYMIYCCVAYCSTVPDLAYGSASRRDKDPAGDKREPSLGASRDLLNNENDLDSRGDEWDDTRAEAKAPGDNAMSAFLNESESRKLPQAIIIGVKKGGTRALLEFLRLHPDIRAVGAEPHFFDRNYDKGLEWYRELMPKSSEGQLTMEKTPSYYVTKEVPARIHTMSKDTKLIVVVRDPVTRAISDYTQTRSKKPDIPSFESLTFKNISAGLIDTTWSAVQIGMYAKHLERWLQFFPMEQLLFVSGEHLISDPAGEMARVQDFLGLRKVVTERHFHFNPAKGFPCLKRPEGNSKPHCLGKTKGRTHPNIDPEVVQRLRDFYKPFNSQFYHMTGHDFGWD